A region of Scleropages formosus chromosome 2, fSclFor1.1, whole genome shotgun sequence DNA encodes the following proteins:
- the LOC108940090 gene encoding NEDD8-activating enzyme E1 catalytic subunit isoform X1 → MTWSRGNMADGEEPEKKRRRVEELAEKMAVDSGHGGNARDWDGRWNHVQKFLERPGPFTHPDFEPSTESLHFLLETCKILVIGAGGLGCELLKNLALTGFRQIHVIDMDTIDVSNLNRQFLFRSKDVGRPKADVAADFINRRIPGCNVVPYFKKIQDFDESFYRQFHIIVCGLDSIIARRWMNGMLMSLLIYEDGVLDPSSIIPLIDGGTEGFKGNARVILPGMTACIDCTLELYPPQINFPMCTIASMPRLPEHCIEYVRVLQWPKEKPFGEDVPLDGDNPEHIKWVFQKSQERASEFNITGVTYRLTQGVVKRIIPAVASTNAVIAAACATEVFKIASSAYVPLNNYLVFNDVDGLYTYTFEAERKENCTACSQVPQDLKFAPSATLQDILEYLTENASLQMKSPAITATIDGKNRTLYLQTVASIEERTRPNLCKTLKELGLTDGQELAVADVTTPQTMLFKLHFTS, encoded by the exons ATGACATGGTCTCGAGGCAATATGGCGGATGGAGAGGAGCC ggagaagaaaagaaggaGAGTAGAGGAGCTGGCTGAGAA AATGGCAGTGGACAGTGGACATGGGGGAAACGCCAGGGACTGGGACGGGCGGTGGAACCATGTTCAGAAGTTCCTAGAAAGACCGGGACCATTCACTCATCCTGACTTTGAGCCCAGCACTGAA TCACTCCACTTTTTGTTAGAAACTTGCAAGATTCTTGTTATTGGAGCAGGTGGACTGGGATGTGAACTACTGAAAAATCTG GCCCTCACTGGATTTCGCCAGATTCATGTTATTGACATGGACACCATTGATGTATCGAATCTGAATCGACAGTTCCTTTTCAG ATCTAAAGATGTTGGACGACCAAAGGCAGATGTAGCAGCAGACTTTATCAACAGACGTATCCCAGGATGCAATGTGGTTCC atattttaagaaaattcaGGACTTTGATGAGTCTTTTTATAGAC AATTCCACATAATTGTTTGTGGACTGGATTCTATCATTGCTAGGagatggatgaatggcatgctg ATGTCTCTCTTGATCTATGAAGATGGAGTCCTGGACCCCAGCTCCATCATTCCCCTTATTGATGGTGGAACCGAGGGCTTTAAGGGCAATGCACGTGTCATTCTGCCTGGCATGACGGCCTGTATCGACTGCACTTTGGAGCTTTACCCACCTCAG ATCAATTTTCCAATGTGCACTATTGCATCCATGCCACGTCTACCAGAGCACTGCATTGAATACGTCAGAGTGTTGCAGTGGCCGAAAGAGAAGCCTTTTGGAG AAGATGTCCCCTTGGATGGTGACAACCCAGAGCACATCAAGTGGGTGTTCCAAAAATCCCAGGAAAGAGCATCTGAATTCAACATCACAGGAGTTACCTACAGACTCACTCAAG GTGTTGTCAAGAGGATAATACCTGCTGTTGCATCTACCAATGCAGTAATTGCAG CGGCATGTGCCACAGAAGTTTTTAAAATCGCCTCCAG CGCCTACGTTCCATTGAACAACTACCTGGTGTTTAATGATGTTGATGGCCTGTACACCTATACTTTTGAAGCAGAACGAAAG GAGAATTGCACAGCCTGTAGCCAGGtgccacaggacctgaagtTTGCCCCATCTGCCACACTACAGGACATCCTGGAGTATCTGACAGAGAATGCCTCCCT ccaAATGAAATCTCCTGCAATAACAGCAACAATTGATGGGAAAAACAGAACACTTTACTTACAG ACCGTAGCTTCCATAGAAGAAAGAACAAGACCAAatttgtgcaaaacattaaaag AGCTGGGGTTGACTGATGGACAGGAGCTGGCAGTAGCTGATGTCACGACCCCCCAAACAATGCTCTTCAAGCTTCATTTCACCTCCTAG
- the LOC108940090 gene encoding NEDD8-activating enzyme E1 catalytic subunit isoform X4, with amino-acid sequence MTWSRGNMADGEEPMAVDSGHGGNARDWDGRWNHVQKFLERPGPFTHPDFEPSTESLHFLLETCKILVIGAGGLGCELLKNLALTGFRQIHVIDMDTIDVSNLNRQFLFRSKDVGRPKADVAADFINRRIPGCNVVPYFKKIQDFDESFYRQFHIIVCGLDSIIARRWMNGMLMSLLIYEDGVLDPSSIIPLIDGGTEGFKGNARVILPGMTACIDCTLELYPPQINFPMCTIASMPRLPEHCIEYVRVLQWPKEKPFGEDVPLDGDNPEHIKWVFQKSQERASEFNITGVTYRLTQGVVKRIIPAVASTNAVIAAACATEVFKIASSAYVPLNNYLVFNDVDGLYTYTFEAERKENCTACSQVPQDLKFAPSATLQDILEYLTENASLQMKSPAITATIDGKNRTLYLQTVASIEERTRPNLCKTLKELGLTDGQELAVADVTTPQTMLFKLHFTS; translated from the exons ATGACATGGTCTCGAGGCAATATGGCGGATGGAGAGGAGCC AATGGCAGTGGACAGTGGACATGGGGGAAACGCCAGGGACTGGGACGGGCGGTGGAACCATGTTCAGAAGTTCCTAGAAAGACCGGGACCATTCACTCATCCTGACTTTGAGCCCAGCACTGAA TCACTCCACTTTTTGTTAGAAACTTGCAAGATTCTTGTTATTGGAGCAGGTGGACTGGGATGTGAACTACTGAAAAATCTG GCCCTCACTGGATTTCGCCAGATTCATGTTATTGACATGGACACCATTGATGTATCGAATCTGAATCGACAGTTCCTTTTCAG ATCTAAAGATGTTGGACGACCAAAGGCAGATGTAGCAGCAGACTTTATCAACAGACGTATCCCAGGATGCAATGTGGTTCC atattttaagaaaattcaGGACTTTGATGAGTCTTTTTATAGAC AATTCCACATAATTGTTTGTGGACTGGATTCTATCATTGCTAGGagatggatgaatggcatgctg ATGTCTCTCTTGATCTATGAAGATGGAGTCCTGGACCCCAGCTCCATCATTCCCCTTATTGATGGTGGAACCGAGGGCTTTAAGGGCAATGCACGTGTCATTCTGCCTGGCATGACGGCCTGTATCGACTGCACTTTGGAGCTTTACCCACCTCAG ATCAATTTTCCAATGTGCACTATTGCATCCATGCCACGTCTACCAGAGCACTGCATTGAATACGTCAGAGTGTTGCAGTGGCCGAAAGAGAAGCCTTTTGGAG AAGATGTCCCCTTGGATGGTGACAACCCAGAGCACATCAAGTGGGTGTTCCAAAAATCCCAGGAAAGAGCATCTGAATTCAACATCACAGGAGTTACCTACAGACTCACTCAAG GTGTTGTCAAGAGGATAATACCTGCTGTTGCATCTACCAATGCAGTAATTGCAG CGGCATGTGCCACAGAAGTTTTTAAAATCGCCTCCAG CGCCTACGTTCCATTGAACAACTACCTGGTGTTTAATGATGTTGATGGCCTGTACACCTATACTTTTGAAGCAGAACGAAAG GAGAATTGCACAGCCTGTAGCCAGGtgccacaggacctgaagtTTGCCCCATCTGCCACACTACAGGACATCCTGGAGTATCTGACAGAGAATGCCTCCCT ccaAATGAAATCTCCTGCAATAACAGCAACAATTGATGGGAAAAACAGAACACTTTACTTACAG ACCGTAGCTTCCATAGAAGAAAGAACAAGACCAAatttgtgcaaaacattaaaag AGCTGGGGTTGACTGATGGACAGGAGCTGGCAGTAGCTGATGTCACGACCCCCCAAACAATGCTCTTCAAGCTTCATTTCACCTCCTAG
- the LOC108940090 gene encoding NEDD8-activating enzyme E1 catalytic subunit isoform X2, whose translation MTWSRGNMADGEEPEKKRRRVEELAEKMAVDSGHGGNARDWDGRWNHVQKFLERPGPFTHPDFEPSTESLHFLLETCKILVIGAGGLGCELLKNLALTGFRQIHVIDMDTIDVSNLNRQFLFRSKDVGRPKADVAADFINRRIPGCNVVPYFKKIQDFDESFYRQFHIIVCGLDSIIARRWMNGMLMSLLIYEDGVLDPSSIIPLIDGGTEGFKGNARVILPGMTACIDCTLELYPPQINFPMCTIASMPRLPEHCIEYVRVLQWPKEKPFGDVPLDGDNPEHIKWVFQKSQERASEFNITGVTYRLTQGVVKRIIPAVASTNAVIAAACATEVFKIASSAYVPLNNYLVFNDVDGLYTYTFEAERKENCTACSQVPQDLKFAPSATLQDILEYLTENASLQMKSPAITATIDGKNRTLYLQTVASIEERTRPNLCKTLKELGLTDGQELAVADVTTPQTMLFKLHFTS comes from the exons ATGACATGGTCTCGAGGCAATATGGCGGATGGAGAGGAGCC ggagaagaaaagaaggaGAGTAGAGGAGCTGGCTGAGAA AATGGCAGTGGACAGTGGACATGGGGGAAACGCCAGGGACTGGGACGGGCGGTGGAACCATGTTCAGAAGTTCCTAGAAAGACCGGGACCATTCACTCATCCTGACTTTGAGCCCAGCACTGAA TCACTCCACTTTTTGTTAGAAACTTGCAAGATTCTTGTTATTGGAGCAGGTGGACTGGGATGTGAACTACTGAAAAATCTG GCCCTCACTGGATTTCGCCAGATTCATGTTATTGACATGGACACCATTGATGTATCGAATCTGAATCGACAGTTCCTTTTCAG ATCTAAAGATGTTGGACGACCAAAGGCAGATGTAGCAGCAGACTTTATCAACAGACGTATCCCAGGATGCAATGTGGTTCC atattttaagaaaattcaGGACTTTGATGAGTCTTTTTATAGAC AATTCCACATAATTGTTTGTGGACTGGATTCTATCATTGCTAGGagatggatgaatggcatgctg ATGTCTCTCTTGATCTATGAAGATGGAGTCCTGGACCCCAGCTCCATCATTCCCCTTATTGATGGTGGAACCGAGGGCTTTAAGGGCAATGCACGTGTCATTCTGCCTGGCATGACGGCCTGTATCGACTGCACTTTGGAGCTTTACCCACCTCAG ATCAATTTTCCAATGTGCACTATTGCATCCATGCCACGTCTACCAGAGCACTGCATTGAATACGTCAGAGTGTTGCAGTGGCCGAAAGAGAAGCCTTTTGGAG ATGTCCCCTTGGATGGTGACAACCCAGAGCACATCAAGTGGGTGTTCCAAAAATCCCAGGAAAGAGCATCTGAATTCAACATCACAGGAGTTACCTACAGACTCACTCAAG GTGTTGTCAAGAGGATAATACCTGCTGTTGCATCTACCAATGCAGTAATTGCAG CGGCATGTGCCACAGAAGTTTTTAAAATCGCCTCCAG CGCCTACGTTCCATTGAACAACTACCTGGTGTTTAATGATGTTGATGGCCTGTACACCTATACTTTTGAAGCAGAACGAAAG GAGAATTGCACAGCCTGTAGCCAGGtgccacaggacctgaagtTTGCCCCATCTGCCACACTACAGGACATCCTGGAGTATCTGACAGAGAATGCCTCCCT ccaAATGAAATCTCCTGCAATAACAGCAACAATTGATGGGAAAAACAGAACACTTTACTTACAG ACCGTAGCTTCCATAGAAGAAAGAACAAGACCAAatttgtgcaaaacattaaaag AGCTGGGGTTGACTGATGGACAGGAGCTGGCAGTAGCTGATGTCACGACCCCCCAAACAATGCTCTTCAAGCTTCATTTCACCTCCTAG
- the LOC108940090 gene encoding NEDD8-activating enzyme E1 catalytic subunit isoform X3, whose translation MLDTAARFEVARQRMAVDSGHGGNARDWDGRWNHVQKFLERPGPFTHPDFEPSTESLHFLLETCKILVIGAGGLGCELLKNLALTGFRQIHVIDMDTIDVSNLNRQFLFRSKDVGRPKADVAADFINRRIPGCNVVPYFKKIQDFDESFYRQFHIIVCGLDSIIARRWMNGMLMSLLIYEDGVLDPSSIIPLIDGGTEGFKGNARVILPGMTACIDCTLELYPPQINFPMCTIASMPRLPEHCIEYVRVLQWPKEKPFGEDVPLDGDNPEHIKWVFQKSQERASEFNITGVTYRLTQGVVKRIIPAVASTNAVIAAACATEVFKIASSAYVPLNNYLVFNDVDGLYTYTFEAERKENCTACSQVPQDLKFAPSATLQDILEYLTENASLQMKSPAITATIDGKNRTLYLQTVASIEERTRPNLCKTLKELGLTDGQELAVADVTTPQTMLFKLHFTS comes from the exons ATGCTAGACACTGCAGCCAGGTTTGAGGTTGCGCGGCAGAG AATGGCAGTGGACAGTGGACATGGGGGAAACGCCAGGGACTGGGACGGGCGGTGGAACCATGTTCAGAAGTTCCTAGAAAGACCGGGACCATTCACTCATCCTGACTTTGAGCCCAGCACTGAA TCACTCCACTTTTTGTTAGAAACTTGCAAGATTCTTGTTATTGGAGCAGGTGGACTGGGATGTGAACTACTGAAAAATCTG GCCCTCACTGGATTTCGCCAGATTCATGTTATTGACATGGACACCATTGATGTATCGAATCTGAATCGACAGTTCCTTTTCAG ATCTAAAGATGTTGGACGACCAAAGGCAGATGTAGCAGCAGACTTTATCAACAGACGTATCCCAGGATGCAATGTGGTTCC atattttaagaaaattcaGGACTTTGATGAGTCTTTTTATAGAC AATTCCACATAATTGTTTGTGGACTGGATTCTATCATTGCTAGGagatggatgaatggcatgctg ATGTCTCTCTTGATCTATGAAGATGGAGTCCTGGACCCCAGCTCCATCATTCCCCTTATTGATGGTGGAACCGAGGGCTTTAAGGGCAATGCACGTGTCATTCTGCCTGGCATGACGGCCTGTATCGACTGCACTTTGGAGCTTTACCCACCTCAG ATCAATTTTCCAATGTGCACTATTGCATCCATGCCACGTCTACCAGAGCACTGCATTGAATACGTCAGAGTGTTGCAGTGGCCGAAAGAGAAGCCTTTTGGAG AAGATGTCCCCTTGGATGGTGACAACCCAGAGCACATCAAGTGGGTGTTCCAAAAATCCCAGGAAAGAGCATCTGAATTCAACATCACAGGAGTTACCTACAGACTCACTCAAG GTGTTGTCAAGAGGATAATACCTGCTGTTGCATCTACCAATGCAGTAATTGCAG CGGCATGTGCCACAGAAGTTTTTAAAATCGCCTCCAG CGCCTACGTTCCATTGAACAACTACCTGGTGTTTAATGATGTTGATGGCCTGTACACCTATACTTTTGAAGCAGAACGAAAG GAGAATTGCACAGCCTGTAGCCAGGtgccacaggacctgaagtTTGCCCCATCTGCCACACTACAGGACATCCTGGAGTATCTGACAGAGAATGCCTCCCT ccaAATGAAATCTCCTGCAATAACAGCAACAATTGATGGGAAAAACAGAACACTTTACTTACAG ACCGTAGCTTCCATAGAAGAAAGAACAAGACCAAatttgtgcaaaacattaaaag AGCTGGGGTTGACTGATGGACAGGAGCTGGCAGTAGCTGATGTCACGACCCCCCAAACAATGCTCTTCAAGCTTCATTTCACCTCCTAG
- the LOC108940090 gene encoding NEDD8-activating enzyme E1 catalytic subunit isoform X5 yields the protein MLDTAARMAVDSGHGGNARDWDGRWNHVQKFLERPGPFTHPDFEPSTESLHFLLETCKILVIGAGGLGCELLKNLALTGFRQIHVIDMDTIDVSNLNRQFLFRSKDVGRPKADVAADFINRRIPGCNVVPYFKKIQDFDESFYRQFHIIVCGLDSIIARRWMNGMLMSLLIYEDGVLDPSSIIPLIDGGTEGFKGNARVILPGMTACIDCTLELYPPQINFPMCTIASMPRLPEHCIEYVRVLQWPKEKPFGEDVPLDGDNPEHIKWVFQKSQERASEFNITGVTYRLTQGVVKRIIPAVASTNAVIAAACATEVFKIASSAYVPLNNYLVFNDVDGLYTYTFEAERKENCTACSQVPQDLKFAPSATLQDILEYLTENASLQMKSPAITATIDGKNRTLYLQTVASIEERTRPNLCKTLKELGLTDGQELAVADVTTPQTMLFKLHFTS from the exons ATGCTAGACACTGCAGCCAG AATGGCAGTGGACAGTGGACATGGGGGAAACGCCAGGGACTGGGACGGGCGGTGGAACCATGTTCAGAAGTTCCTAGAAAGACCGGGACCATTCACTCATCCTGACTTTGAGCCCAGCACTGAA TCACTCCACTTTTTGTTAGAAACTTGCAAGATTCTTGTTATTGGAGCAGGTGGACTGGGATGTGAACTACTGAAAAATCTG GCCCTCACTGGATTTCGCCAGATTCATGTTATTGACATGGACACCATTGATGTATCGAATCTGAATCGACAGTTCCTTTTCAG ATCTAAAGATGTTGGACGACCAAAGGCAGATGTAGCAGCAGACTTTATCAACAGACGTATCCCAGGATGCAATGTGGTTCC atattttaagaaaattcaGGACTTTGATGAGTCTTTTTATAGAC AATTCCACATAATTGTTTGTGGACTGGATTCTATCATTGCTAGGagatggatgaatggcatgctg ATGTCTCTCTTGATCTATGAAGATGGAGTCCTGGACCCCAGCTCCATCATTCCCCTTATTGATGGTGGAACCGAGGGCTTTAAGGGCAATGCACGTGTCATTCTGCCTGGCATGACGGCCTGTATCGACTGCACTTTGGAGCTTTACCCACCTCAG ATCAATTTTCCAATGTGCACTATTGCATCCATGCCACGTCTACCAGAGCACTGCATTGAATACGTCAGAGTGTTGCAGTGGCCGAAAGAGAAGCCTTTTGGAG AAGATGTCCCCTTGGATGGTGACAACCCAGAGCACATCAAGTGGGTGTTCCAAAAATCCCAGGAAAGAGCATCTGAATTCAACATCACAGGAGTTACCTACAGACTCACTCAAG GTGTTGTCAAGAGGATAATACCTGCTGTTGCATCTACCAATGCAGTAATTGCAG CGGCATGTGCCACAGAAGTTTTTAAAATCGCCTCCAG CGCCTACGTTCCATTGAACAACTACCTGGTGTTTAATGATGTTGATGGCCTGTACACCTATACTTTTGAAGCAGAACGAAAG GAGAATTGCACAGCCTGTAGCCAGGtgccacaggacctgaagtTTGCCCCATCTGCCACACTACAGGACATCCTGGAGTATCTGACAGAGAATGCCTCCCT ccaAATGAAATCTCCTGCAATAACAGCAACAATTGATGGGAAAAACAGAACACTTTACTTACAG ACCGTAGCTTCCATAGAAGAAAGAACAAGACCAAatttgtgcaaaacattaaaag AGCTGGGGTTGACTGATGGACAGGAGCTGGCAGTAGCTGATGTCACGACCCCCCAAACAATGCTCTTCAAGCTTCATTTCACCTCCTAG
- the LOC108940090 gene encoding NEDD8-activating enzyme E1 catalytic subunit isoform X6 — MAVDSGHGGNARDWDGRWNHVQKFLERPGPFTHPDFEPSTESLHFLLETCKILVIGAGGLGCELLKNLALTGFRQIHVIDMDTIDVSNLNRQFLFRSKDVGRPKADVAADFINRRIPGCNVVPYFKKIQDFDESFYRQFHIIVCGLDSIIARRWMNGMLMSLLIYEDGVLDPSSIIPLIDGGTEGFKGNARVILPGMTACIDCTLELYPPQINFPMCTIASMPRLPEHCIEYVRVLQWPKEKPFGEDVPLDGDNPEHIKWVFQKSQERASEFNITGVTYRLTQGVVKRIIPAVASTNAVIAAACATEVFKIASSAYVPLNNYLVFNDVDGLYTYTFEAERKENCTACSQVPQDLKFAPSATLQDILEYLTENASLQMKSPAITATIDGKNRTLYLQTVASIEERTRPNLCKTLKELGLTDGQELAVADVTTPQTMLFKLHFTS; from the exons ATGGCAGTGGACAGTGGACATGGGGGAAACGCCAGGGACTGGGACGGGCGGTGGAACCATGTTCAGAAGTTCCTAGAAAGACCGGGACCATTCACTCATCCTGACTTTGAGCCCAGCACTGAA TCACTCCACTTTTTGTTAGAAACTTGCAAGATTCTTGTTATTGGAGCAGGTGGACTGGGATGTGAACTACTGAAAAATCTG GCCCTCACTGGATTTCGCCAGATTCATGTTATTGACATGGACACCATTGATGTATCGAATCTGAATCGACAGTTCCTTTTCAG ATCTAAAGATGTTGGACGACCAAAGGCAGATGTAGCAGCAGACTTTATCAACAGACGTATCCCAGGATGCAATGTGGTTCC atattttaagaaaattcaGGACTTTGATGAGTCTTTTTATAGAC AATTCCACATAATTGTTTGTGGACTGGATTCTATCATTGCTAGGagatggatgaatggcatgctg ATGTCTCTCTTGATCTATGAAGATGGAGTCCTGGACCCCAGCTCCATCATTCCCCTTATTGATGGTGGAACCGAGGGCTTTAAGGGCAATGCACGTGTCATTCTGCCTGGCATGACGGCCTGTATCGACTGCACTTTGGAGCTTTACCCACCTCAG ATCAATTTTCCAATGTGCACTATTGCATCCATGCCACGTCTACCAGAGCACTGCATTGAATACGTCAGAGTGTTGCAGTGGCCGAAAGAGAAGCCTTTTGGAG AAGATGTCCCCTTGGATGGTGACAACCCAGAGCACATCAAGTGGGTGTTCCAAAAATCCCAGGAAAGAGCATCTGAATTCAACATCACAGGAGTTACCTACAGACTCACTCAAG GTGTTGTCAAGAGGATAATACCTGCTGTTGCATCTACCAATGCAGTAATTGCAG CGGCATGTGCCACAGAAGTTTTTAAAATCGCCTCCAG CGCCTACGTTCCATTGAACAACTACCTGGTGTTTAATGATGTTGATGGCCTGTACACCTATACTTTTGAAGCAGAACGAAAG GAGAATTGCACAGCCTGTAGCCAGGtgccacaggacctgaagtTTGCCCCATCTGCCACACTACAGGACATCCTGGAGTATCTGACAGAGAATGCCTCCCT ccaAATGAAATCTCCTGCAATAACAGCAACAATTGATGGGAAAAACAGAACACTTTACTTACAG ACCGTAGCTTCCATAGAAGAAAGAACAAGACCAAatttgtgcaaaacattaaaag AGCTGGGGTTGACTGATGGACAGGAGCTGGCAGTAGCTGATGTCACGACCCCCCAAACAATGCTCTTCAAGCTTCATTTCACCTCCTAG